A single region of the Pseudomonas solani genome encodes:
- a CDS encoding NUDIX domain-containing protein, with protein sequence MSSAQVLASVDIVALRLNEAQGLELLLIRRAQAPFEGEWALPGVLVNGRCDDADLDAAATRALAEKARVRPQHLEQVATVGNARRDPRGWSLSTFYLALLEPDTQLSEADLRFLPLDEACGLPFDHDQLVRQARERLAGKSVYTSLPLHLLPRRFTVTEALGAFQACLGQAVQHTTLRGRLEKMKGQGWVLDTGEHNHPKMGRPQKVLEHCPAEGGVFTFDRSVLS encoded by the coding sequence ATGAGTTCTGCACAGGTACTGGCCAGCGTCGACATCGTCGCGCTGCGCCTGAACGAGGCCCAGGGGCTGGAGCTGCTGCTGATCCGCCGGGCCCAGGCGCCCTTCGAGGGCGAGTGGGCGCTGCCGGGCGTGCTGGTCAACGGCCGCTGCGACGACGCCGACCTGGACGCTGCCGCCACCCGGGCCCTGGCGGAGAAGGCACGGGTGCGCCCGCAGCACCTGGAACAGGTGGCCACCGTGGGCAATGCCCGGCGCGACCCGCGCGGCTGGTCGCTGTCGACCTTCTACCTCGCCCTGCTGGAGCCCGACACGCAACTGAGTGAAGCCGACCTGCGCTTCCTGCCGCTGGACGAGGCCTGCGGGTTGCCCTTCGACCATGACCAACTGGTGCGCCAGGCCCGCGAGCGGCTGGCCGGCAAGTCGGTCTACACCTCCCTGCCGCTGCACCTGCTGCCCCGGCGCTTCACCGTGACCGAGGCCCTGGGCGCCTTCCAGGCCTGCCTCGGCCAGGCGGTGCAGCACACCACCCTGCGCGGGCGCCTGGAGAAGATGAAGGGGCAGGGCTGGGTGCTGGATACCGGCGAGCACAACCACCCGAAGATGGGCCGCCCGCAGAAGGTGCTGGAGCACTGCCCGGCGGAAGGCGGCGTGTTCACCTTCGACCGCAGCGTGTTGTCCTGA
- the pdeM gene encoding ligase-associated DNA damage response endonuclease PdeM, translating into MNAALEVELAGTRVLLLADRALYWPEEGCLLAADIHFGKAASFRRLGQPVPSGTTAENLRRLDRLLHEHGCRRLVFLGDFLHARQGAEAPLWPVLTAWRAGHPHLAIDLVRGNHDRHAGDPPAALGFSLHHEPLALGPFALQHEPEPHPTLHVLAGHLHPTFRLRGPGRQSLRLPCFRLGERLSLLPAFGEFTGGMDQASAADSRIFICGDGGVWPAFPG; encoded by the coding sequence ATGAACGCCGCGCTGGAGGTGGAACTGGCCGGCACCCGCGTCCTGCTGCTGGCCGACCGCGCGCTGTACTGGCCCGAGGAAGGCTGCCTGCTGGCGGCCGATATCCATTTCGGCAAGGCCGCCAGCTTCCGTCGCCTCGGCCAGCCGGTGCCCAGCGGCACCACGGCAGAGAACCTGCGCCGCCTGGACCGGCTGCTGCACGAGCACGGCTGCCGCCGCCTGGTCTTCCTCGGCGACTTCCTGCATGCCCGCCAGGGCGCCGAGGCGCCGCTCTGGCCGGTGCTCACCGCCTGGCGCGCCGGGCATCCGCACCTGGCCATCGACCTGGTGCGCGGCAACCACGACCGCCACGCCGGCGACCCACCCGCCGCGCTCGGCTTCAGCCTGCACCACGAACCGCTGGCCCTGGGGCCCTTCGCCCTGCAGCACGAGCCCGAGCCGCACCCGACGCTGCACGTGCTGGCCGGCCACCTGCACCCGACCTTCCGCCTGCGCGGCCCCGGCCGCCAGAGCCTGCGCCTGCCCTGCTTCCGCCTCGGCGAGCGGCTCAGCCTGCTGCCGGCCTTCGGCGAGTTCACCGGTGGCATGGACCAGGCCAGCGCAGCGGATTCACGGATTTTCATCTGCGGCGACGGCGGCGTCTGGCCCGCCTTCCCCGGCTGA
- a CDS encoding ligase-associated DNA damage response DEXH box helicase, whose amino-acid sequence MSRAPRPSSRWFGDRGWRPFVFQKSLWRAVAQGRSGLLHATTGAGKTYAAWFAALDLLTGATPTRKERGKGQVLPLSVLWITPMRALAADTARALQAPIDELGLPWSLGLRTGDTGSAERARQSRNLPSVLVTTPESLTLLLTRADAAQAFAGLRMVVVDEWHELLGNKRGVQLQLALARLRLWNPALATWGLSATLGNLEHALQVLVPGGDGLLLQGEQRKRLEVDTLLPASVERFPWAGHMGLRMLPQVVAELEGSASSLVFTNTRAQSETWYQALLAARPDWAGLIALHHGSLSREVREWVENGLKQGRLKAVVCTSSLDLGVDFLPVERVLQVGTAKGVARLMQRAGRSGHAPGRASRVTLVPTHSLELVEAVAARQAIAERRIEARLSPEKPLDVLVQHLVSMALGGGFQAEAMLAEVRSCWAYRALGDDEWAWALAFIRHGGHSLTAYPEYRRAEPDASGLWQVPSAQLARRHRQSIGTIVSDASLQVRFWGKGGAAGSLGSIEEGFISRLRPGDAFLFAGRPLELVRVEDMTAYVRRSAARKAAIPRWNGGRMPLSSELADALVHQLGEAARGRYDSPELKLTRPLLELQQAWSALPDEHNLLAECLKSREGWHLFLYPFAGRQVHLGLASLLAWRLARQSPVSFSIAVNDYGLELLAATEVDWAACLGPELFSEHELLEDLLHSLNASELSRRRFREIARIAGLVFAGRPGASKSTRQLQASSGLFFDVFRQYDPDNLLLHQAREEVLRQELDLPRLEACLQRIRERELRLVEVPRPTPLAFPLLVERFREGLSSEKLADRIARMVKQLERAADQPPRRSRAR is encoded by the coding sequence TTGAGCCGCGCCCCCCGCCCCTCCTCGCGCTGGTTCGGCGACCGTGGCTGGCGCCCCTTCGTCTTCCAGAAAAGCCTCTGGCGCGCCGTCGCCCAGGGCCGCTCCGGCCTGCTCCACGCCACCACCGGCGCCGGCAAGACCTACGCCGCCTGGTTCGCCGCCCTCGATTTGCTGACCGGCGCCACGCCCACCCGCAAGGAGCGTGGCAAGGGCCAGGTGCTGCCGCTCTCGGTACTGTGGATAACCCCCATGCGCGCCCTGGCCGCCGACACCGCCCGCGCCCTGCAGGCGCCCATCGACGAACTCGGCCTGCCCTGGAGCCTGGGCCTGCGCACGGGCGATACCGGCAGCGCCGAGCGCGCCCGGCAATCGCGCAACCTGCCCAGCGTGCTGGTCACCACGCCGGAAAGCCTGACCCTGCTGCTGACCCGCGCCGACGCCGCCCAAGCCTTCGCCGGGCTGCGCATGGTAGTGGTCGACGAATGGCACGAGCTGCTCGGCAACAAGCGCGGCGTGCAACTGCAACTGGCCCTGGCACGGCTGCGCCTGTGGAACCCCGCGCTCGCCACCTGGGGCCTGTCCGCCACCCTGGGCAACCTGGAGCACGCGCTGCAGGTACTGGTGCCCGGCGGCGACGGCCTGCTGCTGCAGGGCGAGCAGCGCAAGCGCCTGGAGGTGGACACCCTGCTGCCGGCCAGCGTCGAGCGTTTCCCCTGGGCCGGGCACATGGGATTGCGCATGCTGCCGCAGGTGGTGGCAGAGCTGGAGGGCAGCGCCAGCAGCCTGGTGTTCACCAACACCCGCGCGCAGTCGGAAACCTGGTACCAGGCCCTGCTCGCCGCACGACCGGACTGGGCCGGGCTGATCGCCCTGCACCACGGCTCGCTGTCCCGCGAGGTGCGCGAATGGGTGGAGAACGGCCTCAAGCAGGGCCGCCTCAAGGCCGTGGTGTGCACCTCCAGCCTCGACCTGGGGGTGGACTTCCTCCCCGTGGAGCGGGTGCTGCAGGTGGGCACCGCCAAGGGCGTGGCGCGGCTGATGCAACGGGCTGGCCGCTCCGGCCACGCGCCGGGCCGCGCCTCGCGGGTGACCCTGGTGCCCACCCACAGCCTGGAACTGGTGGAGGCGGTGGCCGCGCGCCAGGCCATCGCCGAGCGCCGCATCGAAGCACGCCTGAGCCCGGAAAAGCCGCTGGACGTGCTGGTCCAGCACCTGGTCAGCATGGCCCTCGGCGGTGGCTTCCAGGCCGAGGCGATGCTCGCCGAGGTGCGCAGTTGCTGGGCCTATCGCGCCCTGGGGGATGACGAATGGGCCTGGGCCCTGGCCTTCATCCGCCACGGCGGCCATTCCCTCACCGCCTACCCCGAGTACCGCCGCGCCGAACCCGATGCCAGCGGCTTATGGCAGGTGCCCAGTGCGCAGCTGGCGCGGCGGCACCGGCAGAGCATCGGCACCATCGTCAGCGACGCCAGCCTGCAGGTGCGCTTCTGGGGCAAGGGCGGTGCCGCCGGCTCCCTGGGCAGCATCGAGGAAGGCTTCATCTCGCGCCTGCGCCCGGGCGATGCCTTCCTCTTCGCCGGCCGCCCACTGGAGCTGGTGCGGGTCGAGGACATGACCGCCTACGTGCGCCGCAGCGCCGCGCGCAAGGCCGCCATCCCGCGCTGGAACGGTGGGCGCATGCCCCTTTCCAGCGAACTGGCCGATGCCCTGGTGCACCAGCTGGGCGAGGCCGCGCGGGGCCGCTACGACAGCCCCGAGCTGAAACTGACCCGGCCGCTGCTGGAACTGCAGCAGGCCTGGTCGGCGCTGCCCGACGAGCACAACCTGCTGGCCGAGTGCCTGAAGAGCCGCGAGGGCTGGCACCTGTTCCTCTACCCCTTCGCCGGCCGCCAGGTGCACCTGGGCCTCGCCAGCCTGCTGGCCTGGCGCCTGGCCCGGCAAAGCCCCGTGAGCTTCTCCATCGCCGTCAACGACTACGGCCTGGAGCTGCTGGCAGCCACCGAGGTGGATTGGGCCGCATGCCTGGGTCCCGAGCTGTTCAGCGAGCACGAACTGCTCGAGGACCTGCTGCACAGCCTCAATGCCAGCGAGCTGTCACGCCGGCGCTTCCGCGAGATCGCCCGCATCGCCGGGCTGGTGTTCGCCGGCCGCCCCGGTGCCAGCAAGAGCACCCGCCAGCTGCAGGCCTCCAGCGGGCTGTTCTTCGACGTGTTCCGCCAGTACGACCCGGACAACCTGCTGCTGCACCAGGCCCGCGAGGAGGTGCTGCGCCAGGAGCTGGACCTGCCGCGCCTGGAGGCCTGCCTGCAACGCATCCGCGAGCGCGAGCTGCGCCTGGTGGAGGTGCCGCGCCCCACGCCCCTGGCCTTCCCGCTGCTGGTGGAACGCTTCCGCGAAGGGCTGAGCAGCGAGAAGCTGGCCGACCGCATCGCCCGCATGGTGAAGCAGCTGGAGCGCGCCGCCGACCAGCCGCCACGCCGGAGCCGGGCGCGATGA
- a CDS encoding ATP-dependent DNA ligase has protein sequence MKDFAELYGRLDASTSNNAKLAALQDYFASAAPEDAAWAVYFLSGGKPRQLVPVRQLRDITLAITGLPEWLFEESYQAVGDLAETISLLLPPSVHRSEKGLATWVEDHLLPLRGLPPAELAARLPPLWARLDRLSLLVCLKLVTGAFRVGVSRLLVTRALANLAGVDPKRVAQRMVGYTDASRPPSAQGYARLIAAQSEAEHLERGGLPYPFFLAHPLQAEVASFADLLGSPANWLIEWKWDGIRAQLVRRDGHLWIWSRGEELVSERFPELHGLAHALPDGTVIDGEILVWKDGRVQPFALLQQRIARKRLTRKVLDDAPVRLVAYDLLEWRGEDWRQRPLAERRERLEQLLEELSDPVLELSPEVRGEDWPDLARQREGARALGVEGMMLKARDALYGVGRTKDQGTWWKWKLDPYSVDAVLIYAQRGHGRRANLYTDFTFAVWDGDDASAERALVPFAKAYSGLTDEEMRKVDAIVRRTTVEKFGPVRSVTPTLVFELGFEGIALSKRHKSGVAVRFPRMLRWRQDKPVAEADTLASLQALLADVAPEPEA, from the coding sequence GTGAAGGACTTCGCCGAGCTCTATGGCCGCCTCGACGCCAGCACCTCGAACAACGCCAAGCTGGCCGCCCTGCAGGACTATTTCGCCAGCGCCGCCCCCGAGGATGCCGCCTGGGCGGTGTACTTCCTCAGTGGCGGCAAGCCGCGCCAGCTGGTGCCGGTGCGCCAGCTGCGGGACATCACCCTGGCCATCACCGGCCTGCCCGAGTGGCTGTTCGAGGAGAGCTACCAGGCGGTGGGCGACCTGGCCGAAACCATTTCCCTGCTGCTGCCGCCCAGCGTCCATCGCTCCGAAAAGGGCCTCGCCACCTGGGTCGAGGACCACCTGCTGCCCCTGCGCGGGTTGCCGCCGGCGGAACTGGCCGCCCGCCTGCCGCCGCTCTGGGCGCGCCTCGACCGCCTGAGCCTGCTGGTGTGCCTGAAGCTGGTCACCGGCGCCTTCCGCGTCGGTGTCTCGCGCCTGCTGGTGACCCGCGCCCTGGCCAACCTCGCCGGGGTCGACCCCAAGCGCGTCGCCCAGCGCATGGTCGGCTACACCGACGCCTCGCGCCCGCCCAGTGCCCAGGGCTATGCCCGGCTCATCGCCGCACAGAGCGAGGCCGAGCACCTGGAACGCGGCGGCCTGCCCTACCCCTTCTTCCTCGCCCACCCGCTGCAGGCGGAGGTGGCGTCCTTCGCCGACCTGCTCGGCTCCCCGGCGAACTGGCTGATCGAGTGGAAGTGGGACGGCATCCGCGCCCAGCTGGTGCGCCGCGACGGCCACCTGTGGATCTGGTCGCGGGGCGAGGAGCTGGTCAGCGAGCGCTTCCCCGAACTCCACGGCCTGGCCCACGCGCTGCCGGACGGCACCGTGATCGACGGCGAGATCCTGGTCTGGAAGGACGGCCGCGTGCAGCCCTTCGCCCTGTTGCAGCAACGCATCGCCCGCAAGCGCCTGACCCGCAAGGTGCTCGACGACGCGCCGGTGCGCCTGGTGGCCTACGACCTGCTGGAATGGCGCGGCGAGGATTGGCGCCAACGCCCCCTGGCCGAACGCCGTGAACGCCTGGAGCAATTGCTGGAGGAGCTGAGCGACCCGGTGCTGGAGCTGTCCCCCGAGGTGCGCGGCGAAGATTGGCCCGACCTCGCCCGCCAGCGCGAAGGCGCCCGCGCCCTCGGCGTCGAAGGGATGATGCTCAAGGCCCGCGACGCGCTCTACGGCGTCGGCCGCACCAAGGACCAGGGCACCTGGTGGAAATGGAAGCTCGACCCCTACAGCGTCGACGCCGTGCTGATCTACGCCCAGCGCGGCCACGGGCGCCGCGCCAACCTCTACACCGACTTCACCTTCGCCGTCTGGGATGGCGACGACGCCAGCGCCGAGCGCGCCCTGGTGCCTTTCGCCAAGGCCTACTCGGGCCTCACGGACGAGGAGATGCGCAAGGTCGACGCCATCGTCCGCCGCACCACGGTGGAGAAGTTCGGCCCGGTGCGCAGCGTCACGCCCACCCTGGTGTTCGAGCTGGGCTTCGAGGGCATCGCCCTGTCCAAGCGCCACAAGAGCGGCGTCGCCGTGCGCTTCCCGCGCATGCTGCGCTGGCGCCAGGACAAACCGGTGGCCGAAGCCGACACCCTCGCCAGCCTCCAGGCCCTGCTGGCCGATGTCGCGCCGGAGCCCGAGGCTTGA
- a CDS encoding ligase-associated DNA damage response exonuclease, producing MDLVVARPEGLYCPPGDFYIDPWKPVERAVITHGHGDHARTGNGHYLAAAAGEGILRARLGDIRLQTLDYGERLEHGGVTLSLHPAGHVLGSAQVRLEYQGEVWVASGDYKTEADGTCAPFELVRCHCFITESTFGLPIYRWQPQASLFAEIDAWWRANQAAGRASVLFCYAFGKAQRILHGIDASIGPILAHGAMEPLNRVYREAGIALPETRYAGDIPRNDPLLRQALVLAPPSAGGSSWMRRFGDYSDAFASGWMMLRGTRRRRGVDRGFVLSDHADWPGLLWAIEQSGAERVFVTHGSVNVLVRYLCEQGLDAQGFSTEYGDEDEPATSAEATP from the coding sequence ATGGACCTGGTCGTCGCGAGGCCCGAAGGCCTCTACTGTCCGCCCGGTGACTTCTACATCGACCCCTGGAAACCGGTGGAACGTGCCGTGATCACCCACGGCCACGGCGACCACGCGCGCACCGGCAACGGCCACTACCTGGCGGCCGCCGCCGGCGAAGGCATCCTCCGGGCGCGCCTGGGCGACATCCGCCTGCAGACCCTCGACTACGGCGAGCGCCTGGAGCACGGCGGCGTCACCCTCAGCCTGCATCCGGCCGGCCACGTGCTCGGCTCCGCCCAGGTGCGCCTGGAATACCAGGGCGAAGTCTGGGTCGCCTCGGGCGACTACAAGACCGAGGCCGACGGCACCTGCGCCCCCTTCGAGCTAGTGCGCTGCCACTGCTTCATCACCGAATCCACCTTCGGCCTGCCCATCTACCGCTGGCAGCCGCAAGCCTCGCTGTTCGCCGAAATCGACGCCTGGTGGCGCGCCAACCAGGCCGCCGGGCGCGCCAGCGTGCTGTTCTGCTACGCCTTCGGCAAGGCCCAGCGCATCCTCCACGGCATCGACGCCAGCATCGGCCCGATCCTCGCCCACGGCGCCATGGAGCCGCTCAACCGGGTCTACCGCGAAGCCGGCATCGCCCTGCCGGAAACCCGCTACGCCGGAGACATCCCCCGCAACGACCCGCTGCTGCGCCAGGCCCTGGTGCTGGCCCCGCCCTCGGCCGGCGGCAGCAGCTGGATGCGCCGCTTCGGCGACTACAGCGACGCCTTCGCCAGCGGCTGGATGATGCTGCGCGGCACCCGCCGGCGACGCGGCGTGGACCGCGGCTTCGTGCTCTCCGACCACGCCGACTGGCCCGGCCTGCTCTGGGCCATCGAGCAGAGCGGTGCCGAGCGGGTGTTCGTCACCCATGGCTCGGTCAACGTGCTGGTGCGCTACCTCTGCGAACAGGGCCTGGACGCCCAGGGCTTCAGCACCGAATACGGCGACGAGGACGAACCCGCCACGAGCGCGGAGGCGACCCCGTGA